In Euphorbia lathyris chromosome 9, ddEupLath1.1, whole genome shotgun sequence, the following are encoded in one genomic region:
- the LOC136205691 gene encoding uncharacterized protein isoform X1 has translation MSSTSSHRNLNKNQLGGVIFGCNNNTMHECISKQLFGLPAQHYSYVKNIDPGMPLFLFNYSDRKLHGIFEAASSGRMNIDPYGWTTDGSQKTIYPAQVLIRVRLLCHPLPEERFKSIIIDNYYYRNHFWFELDHAQTSKLLTLLTSSVDVSGSSLLTNKVKTRTVYKPLSLPGRRGDEGSENKSRYQSDPMSAASCLDDKNKCPENPLEPNKLDLHHSTKDSSMLNDVCLEVKGSTKEQIGSEENNDESPCTSSRCQSIIDQLVQGMEELKAFKNEQSTKMFFLEETLVKAEEQIQQLKDRCALLESVSSFPLEVSKDTNSENEILDDLVLDPTKSIYLVGGYDGESWLSALDLYSPLHDASKSLRPMSNVRSYTSTARLNGEFYVFGGGEGNLWYDSVESYNPATDQWSFRPSLTGKKGSLGSATLDGKIFAIGGGNGSECFSEVEMLDLDLGRWIPTRSMLQKRFALAAVEHNGVLYATGGFDGSDYLKSAERFDPRGHSWAKIASMKITRGCHSLVVLNEKLYALGGFDGNGMVASTEIYDPRMDQWVNGEEMKKSRGYSAAAVVDGCIYVIGGVKSGDNILDTVERFKEEDTWQETITKTIGKRCFLSAFVLS, from the exons ATGAGCAGCACATCATCTCATAGAAATTTGAACAAGAACCAACTTGGAGGTGTCATATTTGGCTGCAACAACAACACCATGCACGAATGCATCTCTAAACAACTCTTTG GCTTACCAGCTCAGCATTATTCTTACGTAAAAAATATTGATCCTGGCATGCCGCTTTTTCTTTTCAACTATAGTGATAGGAAGCTTCATGGAATATTTGAAGCTGCTAGTTCTGGTCGGATGAATATTGACCCATATGGTTGGACAACTGATGGTTCACAAAAAACCATTTATCCTGCACAG GTTCTAATACGTGTCCGTCTACTATGCCATCCACTGCCTGAAGAGAGATTTAAATCAATAATCATAGACAACTACTACTATCGTAACCATTTTTGGTTTGAGTTAGATCATGCACAGACCAGCAAGCTGCTGACATTATTAACATCATCAGTAGATGTTTCGGGTTCTTCTCTACTTACTAATAAAGTAAAGACGAGAACCGTATACAAACCACTTTCTTTGCCTGGAAGAAGAGGTGATGAAGGCTCTGAAAACAAATCAAGGTACCAATCAGATCCAATGAGTGCTGCGTCTTGTTTAGATGACAAGAACAAGTGTCCAGAAAACCCGTTGGAACCAAATAAATTGGATCTCCACCATTCAACAAAAGATTCTTCTATGCTTAATGATGTGTGCCTTGAGGTGAAAGGCTCTACAAAGGAACAAATAGGCTCAGAGGAGAATAATGATGAGAGTCCTTGTACCTCATCTCGTTGTCAGTCCATTATAGATCAG TTGGTTCAGGGGATGGAGGAGCTTAAAGCTTTTAAAAATGAACAATCTACGAAGATGTTCTTTTTGGAGGAAACGCTG GTCAAGGCTGAGGAACAAATTCAGCAGCTGAAAGATCGGTGTGCACTATTGGAGTCGGTGTCCAGTTTTCCCTTGGAAGTATCTAAAGATACAAATTCTGAAAATGAGATTCTAGATGATCTGGTTCTAGATCCTACCAAGTCCATATATTTGGTTGGGGGATATGATGGTGAATCATGGTTATCTGCTTTGGATTTATATTCTCCTTTGCATGATGCTTCAAAGTCTTTGAGGCCAATGAGCAATGTGCGGTCATATACTTCCACTGCACGACTTAATGGCGAGTTTTATGTTTTTGGTGGTGGTGAAGGCAATTTGTGGTATGATTCAG TTGAATCGTATAATCCAGCTACTGATCAGTGGTCTTTTCGGCCTTCCTTGACTGGGAAAAAGGGGAGCTTAGGCAGTGCAACATTAGATGGAAAAATATTTGCAATTGGTGGTGGGAATGGGTCTGAGTGCTTTTCAGAAGTTGAAATGCTTGATTTAGATCTTGGGCGATGGATTCCAACAAGATCAATGCTACAAAAG CGATTTGCGCTTGCTGCTGTGGAACATAATGGAGTGCTATATGCTACTGGGGGATTTGATGGAAGCGATTATTTGAA GTCTGCTGAAAGATTTGACCCCAGAGGACATTCTTGGGCCAAAATTGCAAGCATGAAGATAACAAGGGGTTGCCATTCGTTGGTTGTTCTGAATGAAAAATT GTATGCTTTGGGTGGTTTTGATGGAAATGGAATGGTTGCAAGCACTGAAATATATGATCCGCGAATGGACCAGTGGGTGAATGGAGAGGAGATGAAGAAGTCTAGAGGGTATTCTGCTGCTGCTGTTGTTGATGGTTGTATATATGTAATCGGAGGGGTCAAATCTGGAGATAACATTTTGGACACT GTTGAACGTTTCAAGGAGGAAGATACATGGCAAGAGACCATCACAAAGACCATCGGGAAAAGATGTTTCTTGTCAGCTTTTGTTTT gagctaa
- the LOC136205691 gene encoding uncharacterized protein isoform X2, whose product MSSTSSHRNLNKNQLGGVIFGCNNNTMHECISKQLFGLPAQHYSYVKNIDPGMPLFLFNYSDRKLHGIFEAASSGRMNIDPYGWTTDGSQKTIYPAQVLIRVRLLCHPLPEERFKSIIIDNYYYRNHFWFELDHAQTSKLLTLLTSSVDVSGSSLLTNKVKTRTVYKPLSLPGRRGDEGSENKSRYQSDPMSAASCLDDKNKCPENPLEPNKLDLHHSTKDSSMLNDVCLEVKGSTKEQIGSEENNDESPCTSSRCQSIIDQLVQGMEELKAFKNEQSTKMFFLEETLVKAEEQIQQLKDRCALLESVSSFPLEVSKDTNSENEILDDLVLDPTKSIYLVGGYDGESWLSALDLYSPLHDASKSLRPMSNVRSYTSTARLNGEFYVFGGGEGNLWYDSVESYNPATDQWSFRPSLTGKKGSLGSATLDGKIFAIGGGNGSECFSEVEMLDLDLGRWIPTRSMLQKRFALAAVEHNGVLYATGGFDGSDYLKSAERFDPRGHSWAKIASMKITRGCHSLVVLNEKLYALGGFDGNGMVASTEIYDPRMDQWVNGEEMKKSRGYSAAAVVDGCIYVIGGVKSGDNILDTVERFKEEDTWQETITKTIGKRCFLSAFVLY is encoded by the exons ATGAGCAGCACATCATCTCATAGAAATTTGAACAAGAACCAACTTGGAGGTGTCATATTTGGCTGCAACAACAACACCATGCACGAATGCATCTCTAAACAACTCTTTG GCTTACCAGCTCAGCATTATTCTTACGTAAAAAATATTGATCCTGGCATGCCGCTTTTTCTTTTCAACTATAGTGATAGGAAGCTTCATGGAATATTTGAAGCTGCTAGTTCTGGTCGGATGAATATTGACCCATATGGTTGGACAACTGATGGTTCACAAAAAACCATTTATCCTGCACAG GTTCTAATACGTGTCCGTCTACTATGCCATCCACTGCCTGAAGAGAGATTTAAATCAATAATCATAGACAACTACTACTATCGTAACCATTTTTGGTTTGAGTTAGATCATGCACAGACCAGCAAGCTGCTGACATTATTAACATCATCAGTAGATGTTTCGGGTTCTTCTCTACTTACTAATAAAGTAAAGACGAGAACCGTATACAAACCACTTTCTTTGCCTGGAAGAAGAGGTGATGAAGGCTCTGAAAACAAATCAAGGTACCAATCAGATCCAATGAGTGCTGCGTCTTGTTTAGATGACAAGAACAAGTGTCCAGAAAACCCGTTGGAACCAAATAAATTGGATCTCCACCATTCAACAAAAGATTCTTCTATGCTTAATGATGTGTGCCTTGAGGTGAAAGGCTCTACAAAGGAACAAATAGGCTCAGAGGAGAATAATGATGAGAGTCCTTGTACCTCATCTCGTTGTCAGTCCATTATAGATCAG TTGGTTCAGGGGATGGAGGAGCTTAAAGCTTTTAAAAATGAACAATCTACGAAGATGTTCTTTTTGGAGGAAACGCTG GTCAAGGCTGAGGAACAAATTCAGCAGCTGAAAGATCGGTGTGCACTATTGGAGTCGGTGTCCAGTTTTCCCTTGGAAGTATCTAAAGATACAAATTCTGAAAATGAGATTCTAGATGATCTGGTTCTAGATCCTACCAAGTCCATATATTTGGTTGGGGGATATGATGGTGAATCATGGTTATCTGCTTTGGATTTATATTCTCCTTTGCATGATGCTTCAAAGTCTTTGAGGCCAATGAGCAATGTGCGGTCATATACTTCCACTGCACGACTTAATGGCGAGTTTTATGTTTTTGGTGGTGGTGAAGGCAATTTGTGGTATGATTCAG TTGAATCGTATAATCCAGCTACTGATCAGTGGTCTTTTCGGCCTTCCTTGACTGGGAAAAAGGGGAGCTTAGGCAGTGCAACATTAGATGGAAAAATATTTGCAATTGGTGGTGGGAATGGGTCTGAGTGCTTTTCAGAAGTTGAAATGCTTGATTTAGATCTTGGGCGATGGATTCCAACAAGATCAATGCTACAAAAG CGATTTGCGCTTGCTGCTGTGGAACATAATGGAGTGCTATATGCTACTGGGGGATTTGATGGAAGCGATTATTTGAA GTCTGCTGAAAGATTTGACCCCAGAGGACATTCTTGGGCCAAAATTGCAAGCATGAAGATAACAAGGGGTTGCCATTCGTTGGTTGTTCTGAATGAAAAATT GTATGCTTTGGGTGGTTTTGATGGAAATGGAATGGTTGCAAGCACTGAAATATATGATCCGCGAATGGACCAGTGGGTGAATGGAGAGGAGATGAAGAAGTCTAGAGGGTATTCTGCTGCTGCTGTTGTTGATGGTTGTATATATGTAATCGGAGGGGTCAAATCTGGAGATAACATTTTGGACACT GTTGAACGTTTCAAGGAGGAAGATACATGGCAAGAGACCATCACAAAGACCATCGGGAAAAGATGTTTCTTGTCAGCTTTTGTTTT gtactaa
- the LOC136205691 gene encoding uncharacterized protein isoform X3, which translates to MSSTSSHRNLNKNQLGGVIFGCNNNTMHECISKQLFGLPAQHYSYVKNIDPGMPLFLFNYSDRKLHGIFEAASSGRMNIDPYGWTTDGSQKTIYPAQVLIRVRLLCHPLPEERFKSIIIDNYYYRNHFWFELDHAQTSKLLTLLTSSVDVSGSSLLTNKVKTRTVYKPLSLPGRRGDEGSENKSRYQSDPMSAASCLDDKNKCPENPLEPNKLDLHHSTKDSSMLNDVCLEVKGSTKEQIGSEENNDESPCTSSRCQSIIDQLVQGMEELKAFKNEQSTKMFFLEETLVKAEEQIQQLKDRCALLESVSSFPLEVSKDTNSENEILDDLVLDPTKSIYLVGGYDGESWLSALDLYSPLHDASKSLRPMSNVRSYTSTARLNGEFYVFGGGEGNLWYDSVESYNPATDQWSFRPSLTGKKGSLGSATLDGKIFAIGGGNGSECFSEVEMLDLDLGRWIPTRSMLQKRFALAAVEHNGVLYATGGFDGSDYLKSAERFDPRGHSWAKIASMKITRGCHSLVVLNEKLYALGGFDGNGMVASTEIYDPRMDQWVNGEEMKKSRGYSAAAVVDGCIYVIGGVKSGDNILDTVC; encoded by the exons ATGAGCAGCACATCATCTCATAGAAATTTGAACAAGAACCAACTTGGAGGTGTCATATTTGGCTGCAACAACAACACCATGCACGAATGCATCTCTAAACAACTCTTTG GCTTACCAGCTCAGCATTATTCTTACGTAAAAAATATTGATCCTGGCATGCCGCTTTTTCTTTTCAACTATAGTGATAGGAAGCTTCATGGAATATTTGAAGCTGCTAGTTCTGGTCGGATGAATATTGACCCATATGGTTGGACAACTGATGGTTCACAAAAAACCATTTATCCTGCACAG GTTCTAATACGTGTCCGTCTACTATGCCATCCACTGCCTGAAGAGAGATTTAAATCAATAATCATAGACAACTACTACTATCGTAACCATTTTTGGTTTGAGTTAGATCATGCACAGACCAGCAAGCTGCTGACATTATTAACATCATCAGTAGATGTTTCGGGTTCTTCTCTACTTACTAATAAAGTAAAGACGAGAACCGTATACAAACCACTTTCTTTGCCTGGAAGAAGAGGTGATGAAGGCTCTGAAAACAAATCAAGGTACCAATCAGATCCAATGAGTGCTGCGTCTTGTTTAGATGACAAGAACAAGTGTCCAGAAAACCCGTTGGAACCAAATAAATTGGATCTCCACCATTCAACAAAAGATTCTTCTATGCTTAATGATGTGTGCCTTGAGGTGAAAGGCTCTACAAAGGAACAAATAGGCTCAGAGGAGAATAATGATGAGAGTCCTTGTACCTCATCTCGTTGTCAGTCCATTATAGATCAG TTGGTTCAGGGGATGGAGGAGCTTAAAGCTTTTAAAAATGAACAATCTACGAAGATGTTCTTTTTGGAGGAAACGCTG GTCAAGGCTGAGGAACAAATTCAGCAGCTGAAAGATCGGTGTGCACTATTGGAGTCGGTGTCCAGTTTTCCCTTGGAAGTATCTAAAGATACAAATTCTGAAAATGAGATTCTAGATGATCTGGTTCTAGATCCTACCAAGTCCATATATTTGGTTGGGGGATATGATGGTGAATCATGGTTATCTGCTTTGGATTTATATTCTCCTTTGCATGATGCTTCAAAGTCTTTGAGGCCAATGAGCAATGTGCGGTCATATACTTCCACTGCACGACTTAATGGCGAGTTTTATGTTTTTGGTGGTGGTGAAGGCAATTTGTGGTATGATTCAG TTGAATCGTATAATCCAGCTACTGATCAGTGGTCTTTTCGGCCTTCCTTGACTGGGAAAAAGGGGAGCTTAGGCAGTGCAACATTAGATGGAAAAATATTTGCAATTGGTGGTGGGAATGGGTCTGAGTGCTTTTCAGAAGTTGAAATGCTTGATTTAGATCTTGGGCGATGGATTCCAACAAGATCAATGCTACAAAAG CGATTTGCGCTTGCTGCTGTGGAACATAATGGAGTGCTATATGCTACTGGGGGATTTGATGGAAGCGATTATTTGAA GTCTGCTGAAAGATTTGACCCCAGAGGACATTCTTGGGCCAAAATTGCAAGCATGAAGATAACAAGGGGTTGCCATTCGTTGGTTGTTCTGAATGAAAAATT GTATGCTTTGGGTGGTTTTGATGGAAATGGAATGGTTGCAAGCACTGAAATATATGATCCGCGAATGGACCAGTGGGTGAATGGAGAGGAGATGAAGAAGTCTAGAGGGTATTCTGCTGCTGCTGTTGTTGATGGTTGTATATATGTAATCGGAGGGGTCAAATCTGGAGATAACATTTTGGACACTGTAT GTTGA
- the LOC136205691 gene encoding uncharacterized protein isoform X4 produces the protein MNIDPYGWTTDGSQKTIYPAQVLIRVRLLCHPLPEERFKSIIIDNYYYRNHFWFELDHAQTSKLLTLLTSSVDVSGSSLLTNKVKTRTVYKPLSLPGRRGDEGSENKSRYQSDPMSAASCLDDKNKCPENPLEPNKLDLHHSTKDSSMLNDVCLEVKGSTKEQIGSEENNDESPCTSSRCQSIIDQLVQGMEELKAFKNEQSTKMFFLEETLVKAEEQIQQLKDRCALLESVSSFPLEVSKDTNSENEILDDLVLDPTKSIYLVGGYDGESWLSALDLYSPLHDASKSLRPMSNVRSYTSTARLNGEFYVFGGGEGNLWYDSVESYNPATDQWSFRPSLTGKKGSLGSATLDGKIFAIGGGNGSECFSEVEMLDLDLGRWIPTRSMLQKRFALAAVEHNGVLYATGGFDGSDYLKSAERFDPRGHSWAKIASMKITRGCHSLVVLNEKLYALGGFDGNGMVASTEIYDPRMDQWVNGEEMKKSRGYSAAAVVDGCIYVIGGVKSGDNILDTVERFKEEDTWQETITKTIGKRCFLSAFVLS, from the exons ATGAATATTGACCCATATGGTTGGACAACTGATGGTTCACAAAAAACCATTTATCCTGCACAG GTTCTAATACGTGTCCGTCTACTATGCCATCCACTGCCTGAAGAGAGATTTAAATCAATAATCATAGACAACTACTACTATCGTAACCATTTTTGGTTTGAGTTAGATCATGCACAGACCAGCAAGCTGCTGACATTATTAACATCATCAGTAGATGTTTCGGGTTCTTCTCTACTTACTAATAAAGTAAAGACGAGAACCGTATACAAACCACTTTCTTTGCCTGGAAGAAGAGGTGATGAAGGCTCTGAAAACAAATCAAGGTACCAATCAGATCCAATGAGTGCTGCGTCTTGTTTAGATGACAAGAACAAGTGTCCAGAAAACCCGTTGGAACCAAATAAATTGGATCTCCACCATTCAACAAAAGATTCTTCTATGCTTAATGATGTGTGCCTTGAGGTGAAAGGCTCTACAAAGGAACAAATAGGCTCAGAGGAGAATAATGATGAGAGTCCTTGTACCTCATCTCGTTGTCAGTCCATTATAGATCAG TTGGTTCAGGGGATGGAGGAGCTTAAAGCTTTTAAAAATGAACAATCTACGAAGATGTTCTTTTTGGAGGAAACGCTG GTCAAGGCTGAGGAACAAATTCAGCAGCTGAAAGATCGGTGTGCACTATTGGAGTCGGTGTCCAGTTTTCCCTTGGAAGTATCTAAAGATACAAATTCTGAAAATGAGATTCTAGATGATCTGGTTCTAGATCCTACCAAGTCCATATATTTGGTTGGGGGATATGATGGTGAATCATGGTTATCTGCTTTGGATTTATATTCTCCTTTGCATGATGCTTCAAAGTCTTTGAGGCCAATGAGCAATGTGCGGTCATATACTTCCACTGCACGACTTAATGGCGAGTTTTATGTTTTTGGTGGTGGTGAAGGCAATTTGTGGTATGATTCAG TTGAATCGTATAATCCAGCTACTGATCAGTGGTCTTTTCGGCCTTCCTTGACTGGGAAAAAGGGGAGCTTAGGCAGTGCAACATTAGATGGAAAAATATTTGCAATTGGTGGTGGGAATGGGTCTGAGTGCTTTTCAGAAGTTGAAATGCTTGATTTAGATCTTGGGCGATGGATTCCAACAAGATCAATGCTACAAAAG CGATTTGCGCTTGCTGCTGTGGAACATAATGGAGTGCTATATGCTACTGGGGGATTTGATGGAAGCGATTATTTGAA GTCTGCTGAAAGATTTGACCCCAGAGGACATTCTTGGGCCAAAATTGCAAGCATGAAGATAACAAGGGGTTGCCATTCGTTGGTTGTTCTGAATGAAAAATT GTATGCTTTGGGTGGTTTTGATGGAAATGGAATGGTTGCAAGCACTGAAATATATGATCCGCGAATGGACCAGTGGGTGAATGGAGAGGAGATGAAGAAGTCTAGAGGGTATTCTGCTGCTGCTGTTGTTGATGGTTGTATATATGTAATCGGAGGGGTCAAATCTGGAGATAACATTTTGGACACT GTTGAACGTTTCAAGGAGGAAGATACATGGCAAGAGACCATCACAAAGACCATCGGGAAAAGATGTTTCTTGTCAGCTTTTGTTTT gagctaa